A genomic stretch from Oncorhynchus tshawytscha isolate Ot180627B linkage group LG07, Otsh_v2.0, whole genome shotgun sequence includes:
- the LOC112254693 gene encoding tetraspanin-31, with protein sequence MVCGGFTCSKNALCSLNVVYMLVGLLLIGVAAWGKGFGIVSSIHIIGGVIAVGVFLLLISIVGLIGALNHHQVMLFFYMVILFLVFLFQFGVSCSCLAINKGQQVKLLSATWTLMSNDTRLGVENKLNCCGLLNNTQSKEQFNEDGKLCNAPCKHNRLCFTCGDLMLQHAAEALKILGAVGLFFSFTEIWGVWLAARYRNQKDPRANPSAFL encoded by the exons ATGGTTTGTGGGGGATTTACGTGTTCTAAAAATGCTCTTTGTTCTCTCAACGTGGTGTACATG TTGGTTGGTCTGTTGCTGATTGGCGTGGCAGCGTGGGGGAAAGGCTTCGGCATCGTGTCCAGCATCCACATCATCGGCGGGGTCATCGCAGTGGGCGTCTTCCTACTGCTTATCTCCATCGTGGGTCTCATTGGAGCCCTCAACCACCACCAAGTCATGCTCTTCTTT TACATGGTCATTCTGTTCCTGGTGTTTCTTTTCCAGTTTGGTGTGTCCTGCTCCTGCCTGGCTATTAACAAGGGACagcag GTGAAGCTGTTGAGTGCTACCTGGACATTGATGAGCAACGACACACGGCTGGGCGTGGAGAACAAGTTGAACTGCTGTGGGCTGCTGAACAACACCCAGAGCAAAGAGCAGTTCAACGAGGACGGAAAACTCTGCAATGCG CCCTGTAAACATAACAGGTTGTGTTTCACCTGTGGGGACTTGATGCTGCAGCACGCTGCAGAGGCTCTGAAAATCCTGGGTGCAGTAGGACTCTTCTTCAGCTTCACAGAG ATCTGGGGTGTGTGGCTGGCTGCACGTTACAGGAACCAGAAGGATCCAAGAGCCAACCCCAGTGCGTTCCTATAA
- the LOC112254694 gene encoding cyclin-dependent kinase 4-like isoform X1, giving the protein MAQGSEVQYEPVAEIGGGAYGTVYKARDLESGQFVALKSVRVQTDQDGLPISTVREVALLKRLEQFDHPNVVKLMDVCATLRTDQETKVTLVFEHVDQDLKTYLEKAPAPGLPPSRIQDLMRQLLCGLAFLHSNRVVHRDLKPENILVTSRGQVKLADFGLARIYSYHMALTPVVVTLWYRPPEVLLQSTYATPVDIWSTGCIFAEMFRRKPLFCGDSEVDQLGKIFNVIGLPPEEEWPADVTLSRHNFSPISPRPITDYAPEINKQGTELLLKMLTFDPLRRISALNALEHPYFQENEEEVTNG; this is encoded by the exons ATGGCCCAGGGCAGTGAGGTCCAGTACGAGCCGGTGGCAGAGATCGGAGGCGGTGCATACGGGACGGTGTACAAAGCTCGGGACCTGGAGAGCGGCCAGTTTGTAGCTCTGAAGAGCGTTCGCGTCCAGACGGACCAAGATGGCCTCCCTATCTCCACAGTCAGAGAGGTGGCCCTGCTGAAGAGACTGGAGCAGTTTGACCATCCCAATGTGGTCAA GCTCATGGACGTGTGTGCCACCCTGAGGACGGATCAGGAGACTAAAGTCACCCTGGTGTTTGAGCACGTGGACCAGGACCTTAAGACCTACCTAGAGAAGGCCCCCGCCCCAGGACTGCCCCCCAGCCGCATCCAA GACCTAATGCGTCAGTTGCTGTGTGGCCTGGCATTCCTCCACTCGAACCGCGTGGTGCACCGGGACCTGAAgccagagaacatcctggtcaccAGCCGTGGTCAGGTGAAGCTGGCCGACTTTGGACTGGCAAGGATCTACAGCTACCACATGGCCCTCACTCCTGTG GTGGTGACTCTGTGGTACAGGCCTCCTGAGGTCCTGCTCCAGTCCACCTACGCCACGCCTGTGGACATCTGGAGTACGGGCTGCATCTTTGCTGAGATGTTCCGACGCAA ACCATTGTTCTGTGGAGACTCTGAAGTGGACCAACTGGGAAAGATATTCAA TGTGATTGGCCTGCCACCTGAGGAGGAGTGGCCTGCTGATGTCACCCTCTCACGACACAACTTCAGTCCTATCAGCCCCCGCCCAATCACCGACTACGCTCCAGAGATcaataaacaggggacagagtTGCTGCTG AAAATGCTAACTTTTGACCCTCTAAGAAGAATCTCTGCCCTGAATGCTCTAGAACATCCTTACTTCCAGGAGAATGAGGAGGAAGTGACCAATGGTTGA
- the LOC112254694 gene encoding cyclin-dependent kinase 4-like isoform X2, with protein MAQGSEVQYEPVAEIGGGAYGTVYKARDLESGQFVALKSVRVQTDQDGLPISTVREVALLKRLEQFDHPNVVKLMDVCATLRTDQETKVTLVFEHVDQDLKTYLEKAPAPGLPPSRIQVVTLWYRPPEVLLQSTYATPVDIWSTGCIFAEMFRRKPLFCGDSEVDQLGKIFNVIGLPPEEEWPADVTLSRHNFSPISPRPITDYAPEINKQGTELLLKMLTFDPLRRISALNALEHPYFQENEEEVTNG; from the exons ATGGCCCAGGGCAGTGAGGTCCAGTACGAGCCGGTGGCAGAGATCGGAGGCGGTGCATACGGGACGGTGTACAAAGCTCGGGACCTGGAGAGCGGCCAGTTTGTAGCTCTGAAGAGCGTTCGCGTCCAGACGGACCAAGATGGCCTCCCTATCTCCACAGTCAGAGAGGTGGCCCTGCTGAAGAGACTGGAGCAGTTTGACCATCCCAATGTGGTCAA GCTCATGGACGTGTGTGCCACCCTGAGGACGGATCAGGAGACTAAAGTCACCCTGGTGTTTGAGCACGTGGACCAGGACCTTAAGACCTACCTAGAGAAGGCCCCCGCCCCAGGACTGCCCCCCAGCCGCATCCAA GTGGTGACTCTGTGGTACAGGCCTCCTGAGGTCCTGCTCCAGTCCACCTACGCCACGCCTGTGGACATCTGGAGTACGGGCTGCATCTTTGCTGAGATGTTCCGACGCAA ACCATTGTTCTGTGGAGACTCTGAAGTGGACCAACTGGGAAAGATATTCAA TGTGATTGGCCTGCCACCTGAGGAGGAGTGGCCTGCTGATGTCACCCTCTCACGACACAACTTCAGTCCTATCAGCCCCCGCCCAATCACCGACTACGCTCCAGAGATcaataaacaggggacagagtTGCTGCTG AAAATGCTAACTTTTGACCCTCTAAGAAGAATCTCTGCCCTGAATGCTCTAGAACATCCTTACTTCCAGGAGAATGAGGAGGAAGTGACCAATGGTTGA